Proteins encoded together in one Vigna angularis cultivar LongXiaoDou No.4 chromosome 5, ASM1680809v1, whole genome shotgun sequence window:
- the LOC108340229 gene encoding disease resistance protein Roq1 isoform X1, translating to MSSNAIVQYTASSSHAINRYDVFVSFRGEDTRNNFTGFLFQALRRKAIYAFKDDEDLKKGESIAPELLHAIQSSRLFIVVFSKNYASSTWCLRELAEIRNCVQTSPRPVIPVFYDVDPSVVRKQSECYENAFAEHEKRFREDKAKMEEAERWREALRQVANLSGWDIRNKPQYVQIEEIVQNVINTLGPKICSLPKDELVGIEHRLEELVGIERRLQSVNNVGVVGISGMSGIGKTTLARALYERIYHQYDFHCFIDDVSKIYRDSSSLGVQKQLISQSLNEKNLEISNSCDGTCLIWSRLHNVRALVVLDNVDEVEQLRMFTGKRDTLLRECLGRGSIIIVVSRDEHILRTHGVNDIYQVQPLNDENAMQLFCRNAFKVNHILSDYEKLAWDVLSYAEGHPLAIEVIGSSLFGRNVSQWESALARLKEKKSKNIMDVLRISFDQLDEEDKEIFLDIACALCHHDEEYVTEVLKFRGFHPEYGLQVLLDKSLISKRSGIIDMHRLLKDLGRYIVKEESPKEPLKRSRLCNYQDFCKAMSNNQTTEILEVVAVYLLRNSKTVRVDGLSKIRHLKYLRVGYVNCSGSLSHLSSELGYLIWHNYPFECLPQSFQPHKLVELLLRGSSIQRLWSGTKVLPNLKRLDLSYSRKLVEMPDVAEALNLEGIILEECIQLRKLSPSIGLLSKLTILSLRNCKNLVSLPNSILGLNSLEYLGVYGCSKLFKNELLDEARNTKHLKKRCLVDGPIHSHSKSHLIKKMLLWPLGLLYSRAQRESVSCLLPSSPTLPCLRVLDLRFCNLVKIPDAIGKLSCLEKLNLKGNNFVTLPNLKDLFRLYYLNLENCKRLKYLPDLPSRTHLPLNLYSYPIQYFVSFRDRIIEDYKDMTGLMMFNCPEIVERERCTSMTVSWMLQILQVCMFLPYTFLLLISFGFEKKLLTHNKTQSWYNSECFIPSIGSIIPGSEIPMWFNNQVVSMDNSIIIDVSPFVHDNNWVGVVCCVIFSENVSRNSIYNLDHMWLFYYSRQEFRREQGIFQGKLDIRNLRLTFTLEDVKILCISKVDRFLEFADFEVKKYAYRWVNKQDLQ from the exons ATGTCTTCCAACGCCATCGTCCAATACACCGCTTCTTCATCTCATGCAATTAACAGATACGATGTATTTGTGAGCTTCCGTGGTGAAGACACACGCAACAACTTCACTGGTTTTCTCTTTCAAGCTCTCCGTAGAAAAGCCATCTATGCCTTCAAAGACGATGAAGATCTCAAAAAAGGTGAATCCATAGCACCCGAGCTCCTCCATGCCATTCAAAGCTCTCGACTTTTCATTGTTGTCTTCTCAAAGAACTATGCTTCCTCCACCTGGTGCTTGCGTGAACTGGCAGAGATACGTAACTGCGTTCAAACTTCCCCAAGACCTGTTATACCTGTCTTTTATGACGTTGATCCTTCGGTGGTGCGCAAACAGAGTGAATGTTATGAGAATGCATTTGCAGAACACGAAAAGAGATTCAGAGAAGACAAAGCGAAGATGGAGGAAGCTGAGAGATGGAGAGAAGCTCTCAGACAAGTGGCCAATCTCTCTGGTTGGGATATTCGAAATAA GCCACAATATGTACAAATTGAAGAAATTGTTCAAAACGTAATAAATACTTTGGGTCCCAAAATTTGTAGTCTTCCAAAGGATGAACTAGTTGGGATAGAGCATAGACTTGAAGAACTAGTTGGGATAGAGCGTAGACTTCAATCAGTTAATAATGTTGGAGTTGTTGGAATCAGTGGGATGAGTGGCATAGGAAAGACTACTCTTGCTCGAGCTTTATACGAAAGAATATATCATCAATAtgattttcattgttttattgATGATGTAAGCAAAATATATCGAGATTCAAGTTCACTAGGTGTACAAAAGCAGTTAATTTCTCAGTCTCTAAATGAGAAAAATCTAGAGATTTCAAATTCTTGTGATGGAACATGTTTGATATGGTCTAGGTTGCACAATGTTAGGGCACTTGTAGTTCTGGACAAcgttgatgaagttgaacaactAAGGATGTTTACAGGGAAAAGAGACACTTTGTTGCGTGAATGCTTAGGTAGAGGAAGCATAATCATCGTAGTTTCTAGGGATGAACATATATTGAGGACGCATGGAGTAAATGACATTTATCAAGTCCAACCgttgaatgatgaaaatgcCATGCAGCTGTTTTGTAGAAATGCTTTCAAAGTTAATCATATTTTGAGTGATTATGAAAAGTTGGCATGGGATGTACTATCTTATGCTGAGGGCCATCCGTTGGCAATTGAAGTAATTGGGTCATCTTTGTTTGGTCGAAATGTGTCACAATGGGAAAGTGCATTGGCCAGgctaaaagaaaagaaaagtaaaaatattatggatGTTTTGCGTATAAGTTTTGATCAGCTGGATGAAGAAGACaaagaaatatttttggatATTGCATGTGCCCTATGCCATCATGATGAGGAATATGTGACGGAAGTTCTAAAGTTTCGTGGATTTCATCCTGAATATGGTCTACAAGTTCTGCTTGACAAATCACTAATATCGAAAAGGAGTGGGATTATTGATATGCATCGCTTGTTGAAGGACTTGGGCAGGTATATTGTCAAAGAAGAATCACCTAAGGAACCCCTAAAGAGGAGTAGGTTGTGCAATTACCAAGATTTCTGCAAAGCTATGTCAAACAATCAG ACAACTGAAATTCTTGAAGTCGTAGCTGTTTATCTACTACGGAATTCTAAAACTGTGAGGGTAGATGGTTTATCGAAAATTAGACACCTTAAGTATCTTAGAGTTGGGTACGTGAACTGTTCAGGAAGTCTCAGTCATCTTTCAAGTGAACTAGGATATCTTATTTGGCACAATTATCCTTTTGAGTGTTTGCCTCAAAGTTTTCAGCCACACAAACTAGTTGAGTTACTATTGAGAGGAAGCAGTATTCAACGACTATGGAGTGGTACAAAG GTGCTACCTAATTTGAAGCGTTTGGATCTCTCTTACTCTAGAAAATTAGTTGAGATGCCAGATGTTGCAGAGGCCCTAAATCTTGAAGGGATAATTCTTGAAGAATGCATACAGCTCCGAAAACTCAGTCCATCGATTGGTCTCCTGAGCAAGCTTACTATTTTGAGTTTGAGAAACTGTAAAAACTTAGTAAGTTtacccaatagcatattgggcCTGAATTCTCTTGAATATTTGGGTGTCTATGGTTGTTCAAAACTGTTTAAAAATGAGTTATTAGATGAAGCAAGGAACACAAAGCATTTGAAGAAGCGTTGTTTAGTTGACGGTCCTATTCATTCCCACTCAAAATcccatttaataaaaaaaatgcttttgtGGCCTTTAGGTTTGTTGTATTCCAGAGCACAAAGAGAGTCAGTTAGTTGTTTGTTACCTTCCTCTCCCACTCTCCCTTGTTTGCGTGTACTCGATCTAAGATTCTGCAACTTAGTTAAAATCCCTGATGCCATTGGAAAGTTAAGTTGTttagaaaagttaaatttgaagGGAAACAATTTTGTTACATTGCCTAACCTCAAGGACCTTTTTAGACTGTATTATTTAAACTTAGAGAATTGCAAGCGATTGAAATACTTGCCTGACCTCCCTTCACGAACTCACTTGCCCTTAAATCTTTACTCGTATCCGATACAATATTTTGTATCCTTCCGCGATCGTATAATAGAGGACTATAAAGATATGACGGGATTAATGATGTTCAACTGCCCAGAAATAGTTGAGAGGGAACGGTGCACTAGCATGACTGTTTCATGGATGCTACAAATTCTTCAGGTGTGCATGTTTCTTCCTTACACTTTCCTTCTTTTAATctcttttggatttgaaaaaaaactaCTAACGCATAACAAAACTCAGTCGTGGTACAACTCAGAATGTTTCATCCCAAGTATTGGAAGTATTATCCCTGGAAGTGAAATACCAATGTGGTTCAACAATCAGGTTGTGAGCATGGACAATTCAATAATCATAGATGTCTCTCCTTTTGTGCATGACAATAATTGGGTTGGTGTCGTGTGCTGTGTAATATTCAGTGAAAATGTTTCCCGTAATAGTATTTACAACTTAGATCATATGTGGCTATTTTATTACTCTCGTCAAGAGTTCCGCCGTGAACAAGGCATATTTCAGGGCAAACTTGATATACGTAACTTGAGATTGACATTTACATTAGAGGACGTGAAAATACTTTGTATATCAAAGGTAGATAGGTTCCTGGAATTTGCtgattttgaagtgaaaaaataCGCCTATCGATGGGTAAATAAGCAAGATCTGCAGTGA
- the LOC128196706 gene encoding secreted RxLR effector protein 161-like: MQTEFEMTDLDKLSYFLGMEVVHTEVGMIMHQRKYVKDLLERFKMNQCNAVKSPLEVNVKLMNDDAEETVNETLPDLAFYVGVTSRFMNQPRRSHLLAVKRIIRYIKGTLNTGILFPYERKKRELELIGFCDSDYGGDMVERKSTSGYIFFLNEAPISWCSKIVALSSCEAE, translated from the exons ATGCAGACTGAGTTTGAGATGACAGATCTCGACAAACTCAGTTACTTTCTTGGCATGGAAGTCGTGCATACCGAGGTTGGGATGATTATGCATCAGCGTAAGTATGTGAAAGATTTGCTTGAAAGATTTAAAATGAATCAGTGCAACGCTGTGAAAAGTCCGTTGGAGGTGAATGTCAAGTTGATGAATGATGATGCAGAGGAAACGGTAAATGAAACGTT ACCTGATCTAGCATTCTATGTTGGTGTAACGAGCAGATTCATGAATCAGCCCAGGAGAAGTCATTTACTTGCTGTAAAACGCATAATCAGGTACATAAAGGGCACTTTGAATACTGGAATCTTATTTCcttatgaaagaaagaaacgTGAGCTAGAGTTGATAGGTTTTTGTGACTCGGATTATGGAGGAGATATGGTAGAAAGGAAGAGCACTTCAGGATACATCTTCTTCCTGAACGAGGCACCTATCTCGTGGTGTTCAAAGATAGTTGCACTGTCCAGTTGCGAGGCTGAATAA
- the LOC108339356 gene encoding callose synthase 11-like produces the protein MNQDNYFEKALKMRNLWEEYRHYYGIRRPTTLGVRENIFTGSVSSLAWFMSAQETSFVTLGQRVLANPLKVRMHYGHPDVFDRFWFLTRGGISKASRVISISEDIFSGFNCTLRGGNVTHHEYIQVGKGRDVGLNQVSMFEAKVENAMESNCNNNEALGTILNQQFIIQLGLFTALPMIVENYLEHGFLQAIWDFLTMQLQLSSVFYTFSMGTRSHFFGRTVLHGGAKYRATGRGFVVEHKRFAEIYRLFARRHFVKAIELG, from the coding sequence ATGAATCAGGACAACTACTTTGAGAAAGCTCTTAAAATGCGAAATCTCTGGGAAGAATACAGGCATTACTATGGTATCCGAAGACCCACTACTTTGGGAGTTAGGGAAAACATTTTTACTGGTTCTGTTTCTTCTCTTGCCTGGTTCATGTCAGCTCAGGAAACAAGTTTTGTCACCTTAGGCCAGAGGGTTTTGGCAAATCCTTTGAAGGTTAGAATGCATTACGGTCACCCAGATGTATTTGACAGATTTTGGTTCTTGACTCGAGGTGGTATCAGTAAAGCTTCCAGAGTGATCAGCATAAGTGAGGACATCTTTTCTGGATTTAATTGTACTCTTCGTGGAGGGAATGTCACTCACCATGAATACATTCAGGTTGGCAAAGGCAGGGATGTTGGGTTGAATCAAGTATCAATGTTTGAAGCAAAGGTTGAGAATGCAATGGAAAGTAACTGCAATAACAATGAAGCACTTGGTACCATCTTGAATCAACAGTTCATCATCCAACTTGGACTTTTCACTGCCCTTCCCATGATTGTAGAAAATTACCTTGAGCATGGGTTCCTTCAAGCCATCTGGGATTTCTTGACAATGCAGCTCCAGCTTTCATCAGTTTTTTACACATTCTCAATGGGCACTCGTAGTCATTTCTTTGGTCGGACTGTTCTGCATGGTGGGGCGAAATATCGAGCTACTGGTCGTGGTTTTGTTGTTGAGCACAAGAGATTTGCTGAAATCTATAGACTCTTTGCTCGTAGGCATTTTGTGAAAGCAATTGAGTTGGGCTAA
- the LOC108340229 gene encoding disease resistance protein Roq1 isoform X2: protein MSSNAIVQYTASSSHAINRYDVFVSFRGEDTRNNFTGFLFQALRRKAIYAFKDDEDLKKGESIAPELLHAIQSSRLFIVVFSKNYASSTWCLRELAEIRNCVQTSPRPVIPVFYDVDPSVVRKQSECYENAFAEHEKRFREDKAKMEEAERWREALRQVANLSGWDIRNKPQYVQIEEIVQNVINTLGPKICSLPKDELVGIEHRLEELVGIERRLQSVNNVGVVGISGMSGIGKTTLARALYERIYHQYDFHCFIDDVSKIYRDSSSLGVQKQLISQSLNEKNLEISNSCDGTCLIWSRLHNVRALVVLDNVDEVEQLRMFTGKRDTLLRECLGRGSIIIVVSRDEHILRTHGVNDIYQVQPLNDENAMQLFCRNAFKVNHILSDYEKLAWDVLSYAEGHPLAIEVIGSSLFGRNVSQWESALARLKEKKSKNIMDVLRISFDQLDEEDKEIFLDIACALCHHDEEYVTEVLKFRGFHPEYGLQVLLDKSLISKRSGIIDMHRLLKDLGRYIVKEESPKEPLKRSRLCNYQDFCKAMSNNQTTEILEVVAVYLLRNSKTVRVDGLSKIRHLKYLRVGYVNCSGSLSHLSSELGYLIWHNYPFECLPQSFQPHKLVELLLRGSSIQRLWSGTKVLPNLKRLDLSYSRKLVEMPDVAEALNLEGIILEECIQLRKLSPSIGLLSKLTILSLRNCKNLVSLPNSILGLNSLEYLGVYGCSKLFKNELLDEARNTKHLKKRCLVDGPIHSHSKSHLIKKMLLWPLGLLYSRAQRESVSCLLPSSPTLPCLRVLDLRFCNLVKIPDAIGKLSCLEKLNLKGNNFVTLPNLKDLFRLYYLNLENCKRLKYLPDLPSRTHLPLNLYSYPIQYFVSFRDRIIEDYKDMTGLMMFNCPEIVERERCTSMTVSWMLQILQSWYNSECFIPSIGSIIPGSEIPMWFNNQVVSMDNSIIIDVSPFVHDNNWVGVVCCVIFSENVSRNSIYNLDHMWLFYYSRQEFRREQGIFQGKLDIRNLRLTFTLEDVKILCISKVDRFLEFADFEVKKYAYRWVNKQDLQ, encoded by the exons ATGTCTTCCAACGCCATCGTCCAATACACCGCTTCTTCATCTCATGCAATTAACAGATACGATGTATTTGTGAGCTTCCGTGGTGAAGACACACGCAACAACTTCACTGGTTTTCTCTTTCAAGCTCTCCGTAGAAAAGCCATCTATGCCTTCAAAGACGATGAAGATCTCAAAAAAGGTGAATCCATAGCACCCGAGCTCCTCCATGCCATTCAAAGCTCTCGACTTTTCATTGTTGTCTTCTCAAAGAACTATGCTTCCTCCACCTGGTGCTTGCGTGAACTGGCAGAGATACGTAACTGCGTTCAAACTTCCCCAAGACCTGTTATACCTGTCTTTTATGACGTTGATCCTTCGGTGGTGCGCAAACAGAGTGAATGTTATGAGAATGCATTTGCAGAACACGAAAAGAGATTCAGAGAAGACAAAGCGAAGATGGAGGAAGCTGAGAGATGGAGAGAAGCTCTCAGACAAGTGGCCAATCTCTCTGGTTGGGATATTCGAAATAA GCCACAATATGTACAAATTGAAGAAATTGTTCAAAACGTAATAAATACTTTGGGTCCCAAAATTTGTAGTCTTCCAAAGGATGAACTAGTTGGGATAGAGCATAGACTTGAAGAACTAGTTGGGATAGAGCGTAGACTTCAATCAGTTAATAATGTTGGAGTTGTTGGAATCAGTGGGATGAGTGGCATAGGAAAGACTACTCTTGCTCGAGCTTTATACGAAAGAATATATCATCAATAtgattttcattgttttattgATGATGTAAGCAAAATATATCGAGATTCAAGTTCACTAGGTGTACAAAAGCAGTTAATTTCTCAGTCTCTAAATGAGAAAAATCTAGAGATTTCAAATTCTTGTGATGGAACATGTTTGATATGGTCTAGGTTGCACAATGTTAGGGCACTTGTAGTTCTGGACAAcgttgatgaagttgaacaactAAGGATGTTTACAGGGAAAAGAGACACTTTGTTGCGTGAATGCTTAGGTAGAGGAAGCATAATCATCGTAGTTTCTAGGGATGAACATATATTGAGGACGCATGGAGTAAATGACATTTATCAAGTCCAACCgttgaatgatgaaaatgcCATGCAGCTGTTTTGTAGAAATGCTTTCAAAGTTAATCATATTTTGAGTGATTATGAAAAGTTGGCATGGGATGTACTATCTTATGCTGAGGGCCATCCGTTGGCAATTGAAGTAATTGGGTCATCTTTGTTTGGTCGAAATGTGTCACAATGGGAAAGTGCATTGGCCAGgctaaaagaaaagaaaagtaaaaatattatggatGTTTTGCGTATAAGTTTTGATCAGCTGGATGAAGAAGACaaagaaatatttttggatATTGCATGTGCCCTATGCCATCATGATGAGGAATATGTGACGGAAGTTCTAAAGTTTCGTGGATTTCATCCTGAATATGGTCTACAAGTTCTGCTTGACAAATCACTAATATCGAAAAGGAGTGGGATTATTGATATGCATCGCTTGTTGAAGGACTTGGGCAGGTATATTGTCAAAGAAGAATCACCTAAGGAACCCCTAAAGAGGAGTAGGTTGTGCAATTACCAAGATTTCTGCAAAGCTATGTCAAACAATCAG ACAACTGAAATTCTTGAAGTCGTAGCTGTTTATCTACTACGGAATTCTAAAACTGTGAGGGTAGATGGTTTATCGAAAATTAGACACCTTAAGTATCTTAGAGTTGGGTACGTGAACTGTTCAGGAAGTCTCAGTCATCTTTCAAGTGAACTAGGATATCTTATTTGGCACAATTATCCTTTTGAGTGTTTGCCTCAAAGTTTTCAGCCACACAAACTAGTTGAGTTACTATTGAGAGGAAGCAGTATTCAACGACTATGGAGTGGTACAAAG GTGCTACCTAATTTGAAGCGTTTGGATCTCTCTTACTCTAGAAAATTAGTTGAGATGCCAGATGTTGCAGAGGCCCTAAATCTTGAAGGGATAATTCTTGAAGAATGCATACAGCTCCGAAAACTCAGTCCATCGATTGGTCTCCTGAGCAAGCTTACTATTTTGAGTTTGAGAAACTGTAAAAACTTAGTAAGTTtacccaatagcatattgggcCTGAATTCTCTTGAATATTTGGGTGTCTATGGTTGTTCAAAACTGTTTAAAAATGAGTTATTAGATGAAGCAAGGAACACAAAGCATTTGAAGAAGCGTTGTTTAGTTGACGGTCCTATTCATTCCCACTCAAAATcccatttaataaaaaaaatgcttttgtGGCCTTTAGGTTTGTTGTATTCCAGAGCACAAAGAGAGTCAGTTAGTTGTTTGTTACCTTCCTCTCCCACTCTCCCTTGTTTGCGTGTACTCGATCTAAGATTCTGCAACTTAGTTAAAATCCCTGATGCCATTGGAAAGTTAAGTTGTttagaaaagttaaatttgaagGGAAACAATTTTGTTACATTGCCTAACCTCAAGGACCTTTTTAGACTGTATTATTTAAACTTAGAGAATTGCAAGCGATTGAAATACTTGCCTGACCTCCCTTCACGAACTCACTTGCCCTTAAATCTTTACTCGTATCCGATACAATATTTTGTATCCTTCCGCGATCGTATAATAGAGGACTATAAAGATATGACGGGATTAATGATGTTCAACTGCCCAGAAATAGTTGAGAGGGAACGGTGCACTAGCATGACTGTTTCATGGATGCTACAAATTCTTCAG TCGTGGTACAACTCAGAATGTTTCATCCCAAGTATTGGAAGTATTATCCCTGGAAGTGAAATACCAATGTGGTTCAACAATCAGGTTGTGAGCATGGACAATTCAATAATCATAGATGTCTCTCCTTTTGTGCATGACAATAATTGGGTTGGTGTCGTGTGCTGTGTAATATTCAGTGAAAATGTTTCCCGTAATAGTATTTACAACTTAGATCATATGTGGCTATTTTATTACTCTCGTCAAGAGTTCCGCCGTGAACAAGGCATATTTCAGGGCAAACTTGATATACGTAACTTGAGATTGACATTTACATTAGAGGACGTGAAAATACTTTGTATATCAAAGGTAGATAGGTTCCTGGAATTTGCtgattttgaagtgaaaaaataCGCCTATCGATGGGTAAATAAGCAAGATCTGCAGTGA